The Solanum dulcamara chromosome 2, daSolDulc1.2, whole genome shotgun sequence region TAGGTAGAGGTAGAGGTAACTGGtaaggtatgttgttgttgtattatatGATGAGTCTTCTAAACAATGGCTTTGGGTAGGCATCATGCCATATATCGGTATCATGGGTGTTCTGCTAAAAAGGCAAGAGGGAGGTTGGATTACATCTTTGCAAGTAGTTAGGGATTGATGTGTGgctgattattattatttttttgatcagTTGATTGATTGTAAATGGATCATGCAAGCAATGTACTTATTCAGCTTGTTCAATCAATTGGACAGATTATTGAGTTTATTACAGGAGGTATACGATGGTTGCCTCTTTACTGCCTGTTTTATTTTGGGTTGACAATCCTTCTATTTAAAGCTCCCTACTTTTCAGGGGTTAATggtttctttcttctcttccctCCTCATTATCACTTAGGAATTTGGTGTTTTGAGTGTATTTGGACTTCTGCGCCACTTGTTTCTTAGGTACTTTTTGGTCATGAGGTTCCTTTCTTTTTACAGGTTTAATGAAGCTTTAGATGGTGTGGTATTGACTTATGAACCGAAGCTCAGTAGCAATTTGGCGAAAATTCTTCCAGGAATTCACCCTTATTTTGGTGTGAGATTTGAAGCAAAGTTGCTACTTTTTTATCCAAAGCCAGAAATGCTATTAGGTAGTCTTGCAACTTAGTTCTTATTTACGTAATATCATGTGGATTCAAACacattatgttttttttttgttgttataaAATTGCACTCTAGCTCAGTTATTTTCCAGGCTTTTTGTTCTTGGAGTGAAGTTAGAGTAAAATGCTAAAGTAATGGcagttttcttaatttcaccACCCTCATTGTTCTCCCTTTTTCAGAAACTCAAAGCGCAACTCCCCACCATAGagataaatatataaatgtttAAGAGTGTGTGTCATAGGTATAATATTGTAAaatcttttgggttgactttGTTTCTTTAATCCTTCTTTTGATATTGATCTTTTCAGAAGGTGAGGTTGTTAAAGTTGGCCAGCAGTCTATTCACATAGTTGTTCTTGGTTTTTCTTCTGCCTTCATAGCAGATGAGGACATTCGAGAAGATTTCAAGTATAAAATTGTAAGCACTTTGAACTAATGAGACCTTGAGTTCAGATATAGATTTGATACTGATTTGTCTTTGAATATGTTTCTCTTTTCGTAGAAACACGGGAAAGAAGTTTTTGTCAGCAGATCTAACAAGAAACACAGGATCAAAGTGGGAACTACTCTACGGTTCTCAGTCAAGAAGTAAGGTTTCCGTGCATATTTCTTTTTGAGCTCTGGAAATTCTTTTCCTGCATGCACACACTTGGAATTAGCTTTCATTGTTAGTTTAGTATTTTGCGTTCCTTTAAAATAGGGATTGAtacataacaaaaataatacaaaaaggAACAGAAGCATATATGCAGTTATTTTGGTCCAGTGACAAGTTATATAGGTATACCAGTCTGCTTTTAAGGCAGCATCTTGAATTTGAGAGAAGGTACTTGTCTTTGTGTGGCAGAGTAGTCTTGGTCAATAGTGTTCTTGAATTCTTGTACTTTTAtcgtattattttgttgtagttacTACTCCTTTTTTCAGACTGCTTTGTCATGTTTTCTATAGTATTTTGCCATGACTTCTTCACTTCCGTCATTTACTTTTCAAACTGCTTTGAATTGCTTTTCCTTGAGCTGAGgatctatcggaaacaacctttctacctcccaaggtaggggcaaggtctgcatacactgcCCTCCCAAACACCACTTGTGGGATTGCACTgtgtattgttgttgttgtagagaAAGAGATCGTGCGATTTAAGAATATGGTGCATAAATATGACTTGATGAATCAAGGGTGAGTCATATAAGTAATAACTTTGATCTTTTGTTAAGAGTTAAAGAGGTGTAATTTAAGAGGTGacattttgttttttaatagcacataaattaaaaaatagaaaaaaggcCAAcaattgagaaaaaagaaaaaatatgtacTCTAGTCATTGAGAGTGCCACAACGCCTCTCTTATGACCagaattatattaatatataagtAGATAGATGGATATAGATTTTCAATGGGCTATAGTAGCCCTAGTTTGTTGGGTTGTCTGCATAAATGACTTCCTGATTTGCATGTTCCTTAATTATTGCTGTGGTTAGAAAGTAATCCTTACATTGTTCCTACTACTGAATTTCAATGCTCTTTTGCTTCTCCTTTCAGCTctgcattttattttattttggtcaACTTTAACAGATGAATTAGACTTGATATCGTGCTTTTTATTTGTAGTTTTGATGAAGAGATACTACATATATGTGGGTCATTAATTCCAGATAACACGGGAAATGTTCAATGGCTAGAAACGAAGGCAGAAGAGTCTCAGGCTTACAGGTTTGCTAACTGTGAAGTTTCTATTCACTTATTTCATGTCATTACTCTGCCTCATGCATTTTTCTGATACTGCAGCATTACGGAAAAGAGGATAGGCAACAAAAGAGCTGCTGAATTGCTTGCGCCAGATAACTTAGTACCCTGTAGGGAAAAGCTGAAATCTGAAAATCATATTAAGAAATTGAAAAGATCTAAAAGCAGAGACAGCTGAATGTGATATTTGTATGCATACATCACAACAATTTTTTGGTAAGGTattcatttccttttttttttgtttccatGTCTTAGTTACTCTGCTCATCAAATCTCTGTTTTTGATCTTTCATTCATTCCTCGGATCTCCAATAAATTTCCACCCGTAGTTTTCCAATTTATTTTGACCTTGGATAATTAAGGTGTTACCTCCTGCGTTACAAAGAGGTTAAGGACAAATTTATAGCTACATTCAACGAAGGGAAGAGGATGATTCATTTTGGTGTATGGAGCAACAACAATTTGGGACTTGGAAGTCAAAATGCAATAATGGGAAATGAGGTTAAGCTCATTTTCCTTGGACCTTTATGATAAGATTGTATTTTGGATGATTTGCTGGATAAATATGAAAGCTCGAGAATGT contains the following coding sequences:
- the LOC129880988 gene encoding uncharacterized protein LOC129880988, which gives rise to MEALKECRANLVVYLHPSKAKNVEAAAYRELSSLLFKFNEALDGVVLTYEPKLSSNLAKILPGIHPYFGVRFEAKLLLFYPKPEMLLEGEVVKVGQQSIHIVVLGFSSAFIADEDIREDFKYKIKHGKEVFVSRSNKKHRIKVGTTLRFSVKNFDEEILHICGSLIPDNTGNVQWLETKAEESQAYSITEKRIGNKRAAELLAPDNLVPCREKLKSENHIKKLKRSKSRDS